The following proteins are encoded in a genomic region of Glycine max cultivar Williams 82 chromosome 18, Glycine_max_v4.0, whole genome shotgun sequence:
- the LOC100794586 gene encoding ELMO domain-containing protein A isoform X2, with protein sequence MGKSPDWLYIDHATCGSPAWIGKGLTCVCFKRKGNCQRICISLTPLQEERLRRLKRRMKVYFDASKLEHQEALRALWSASFPDQELQSLISDQWKEMGWQGRDPSTDFRGAGFISLENLLFFAKTFSTSFQRLLKKQGGKGAVWEYPFAVAGVNITFMIMQMLDLDATKPRTFVRAVFLQMLSENEWAFDLLYCAAFVVMDKLWLERNATYMEFNDVLKSTRVQLEKELLMDDVLRIEDMPSYSLLC encoded by the exons ATGGGGAAGTCTCCTGATTGGTTGTATATAGATCATGCAACGTGTGGCTCCCCTGCATGGATTGGTAAAGGACTCACCTGTGTTTGCTTCAAGCGTAAGGGAAACTGTCAACGAATCTGCATTAGTTTGACCCCTTTACAG GAGGAAAGACTGAGAAGACTAAAGCGCCGGAtgaaagtttattttgatgctTCCAAGCTTGAACACCAG GAAGCGTTGAGAGCTCTGTGGTCTGCTTCGTTTCCTGATCAGGAGCTCCAAAGCTTGATTTCTGATCAATGGAAAGAAATGGGATGGCAGGGTAGAGATCCATCTACTGATTTCAG AGGAGCTGGTTTCATTTCGTTGGAGAACCTACTATTCTTTGCGAAGACATTCTCC ACTTCTTTTCAGCGCCTATTGAAGAAACAAGGAGGAAAAGGAGCTGTTTGGGAGTATCCCTTTGCTGTTGCTGGCGTTAATATCACATTTATGATTATGCAAATGCTGGACCTTGATGCCA CCAAACCCAGGACTTTTGTAAGAGCTGTTTTTCTGCAGATGCTTTCAG AAAATGAATGGGCATTTGACTTGCTCTACTGTGCGGCATTCGTGGTTATGGACAAACTGTGGCTGGAGAGAAATGCTACATACATGGAATTTAAT GATGTCTTGAAATCCACGCGAGTTCAGCTAGAGAAAGAGTTGTTGATGGATGATGTTCTACGGATTGAAGACATGCCTTCTTACAGTCTTCTTTGTTGA
- the LOC100794586 gene encoding ELMO domain-containing protein A isoform X1: MGLVRINATFFPICASNPSTPSHASDHATCGSPAWIGKGLTCVCFKRKGNCQRICISLTPLQEERLRRLKRRMKVYFDASKLEHQEALRALWSASFPDQELQSLISDQWKEMGWQGRDPSTDFRGAGFISLENLLFFAKTFSTSFQRLLKKQGGKGAVWEYPFAVAGVNITFMIMQMLDLDATKPRTFVRAVFLQMLSENEWAFDLLYCAAFVVMDKLWLERNATYMEFNDVLKSTRVQLEKELLMDDVLRIEDMPSYSLLC, translated from the exons ATGGGCCTCGTTAGGATCAACGCCACCTTCTTTCCCATTTGCGCTTCCAATCCTTCTACCCCCTCTCACGCTTCAG ATCATGCAACGTGTGGCTCCCCTGCATGGATTGGTAAAGGACTCACCTGTGTTTGCTTCAAGCGTAAGGGAAACTGTCAACGAATCTGCATTAGTTTGACCCCTTTACAG GAGGAAAGACTGAGAAGACTAAAGCGCCGGAtgaaagtttattttgatgctTCCAAGCTTGAACACCAG GAAGCGTTGAGAGCTCTGTGGTCTGCTTCGTTTCCTGATCAGGAGCTCCAAAGCTTGATTTCTGATCAATGGAAAGAAATGGGATGGCAGGGTAGAGATCCATCTACTGATTTCAG AGGAGCTGGTTTCATTTCGTTGGAGAACCTACTATTCTTTGCGAAGACATTCTCC ACTTCTTTTCAGCGCCTATTGAAGAAACAAGGAGGAAAAGGAGCTGTTTGGGAGTATCCCTTTGCTGTTGCTGGCGTTAATATCACATTTATGATTATGCAAATGCTGGACCTTGATGCCA CCAAACCCAGGACTTTTGTAAGAGCTGTTTTTCTGCAGATGCTTTCAG AAAATGAATGGGCATTTGACTTGCTCTACTGTGCGGCATTCGTGGTTATGGACAAACTGTGGCTGGAGAGAAATGCTACATACATGGAATTTAAT GATGTCTTGAAATCCACGCGAGTTCAGCTAGAGAAAGAGTTGTTGATGGATGATGTTCTACGGATTGAAGACATGCCTTCTTACAGTCTTCTTTGTTGA
- the LOC100305777 gene encoding 60S ribosomal protein L17 — translation MVKYSREPDNPTKSCKARGADLRVHFKNTRETAFAIRKLPLVKAKRYLEDVLAHKQAIPFRRFCGGVGRTAQAKNRHSNGQGRWPVKSAKFILDLLKNAESNAEVKGLDVDALYISHIQVNQAQKQRRRTYRAHGRINPYMSSPCHIELILSEKEEPVKKEAETQLATSKKKGALRSGASS, via the exons ATG GTGAAGTACTCCAGAGAACCCGACAATCCCACCAAGT CCTGCAAGGCCAGAGGCGCTGACCTCAGAGTTCATTTTAAG AACACTAGGGAGACTGCCTTTGCCATCAGGAAGTTGCCCCTTGTTAAAGCTAAACGATACTTAGAGGATGTTTTGGCCCACAAACAGGCTATTCCTTTCCGACGCTTTTGTGGTGGTGTTGGGAGGACGGCCCAGGCTAAGAACAGACACTCCAATGGGCAAGGACGCTGGCCCGTCAAATCAGCTAAGTTCATTCTAGATTTGCTGAAGAATGCTGAGAGTAATGCTGAA GTGAAAGGTTTGGATGTCGATGCTCTGTACATTTCTCATATCCAGGTTAATCAAGCACAGAAGCAAAGACGCCGCACCTACAGAGCTCATGGAAGAATCAACC CTTACATGTCATCTCCATGCCACATTGAGCTGATATTATCTGAGAAGGAAGAGCcggtgaagaaggag GCTGAGACTCAATTGGCAACAAGCAAGAAGAAGGGCGCTCTTCGAAGTGGTGCTTCATCTTAA